One Gossypium hirsutum isolate 1008001.06 chromosome A08, Gossypium_hirsutum_v2.1, whole genome shotgun sequence genomic window, TAAATTAGTATACTTCGAGAAATCCTTTTAATTGaagatttaattaatttgtattttttataataaagttATTATTTAGTGTAGGCGATCGAGGACATAGgcaatttgctgaacctcgtaaATTTAATGAATCCTctcatttatgtttttatttgcaTCTCTTAAATTTTCTAttgcaatttaatatttaataattatttatcgAGTTGATTTAATAGTGATATTCCTAATTCGATTTTAGTATTTAATTGAAGTTATATTTGTGTAAAATATTACCCTATGTACCCAACAATAAAGCATTCTAATCTCTGATCGGAGAACGCTTCTCCATGGGAGACAAAATTGCAGAATCCAACTAGAGAGGTAAACGCCGGACATTCACTTCTATAATATCTTTGTCAGTTAATCTCAAACTTTATTCAATacgaaaatatcatattttaaccattttctTAGCATTTGATGTATTTGGTATTGGCCGTAATAAATTCCACATTCTCCTCGACATGAAGTAATCATTGTCCTTAAAAGACCAAAAAAAAGCGTATTGGatcaatcaaattcaaaactccCGTGAGTAATGGGGTGTGCATACGTAACTGGAAGCAGGCGGCTTTTAAAACAACTTGCTTCACACTCCTAGCTTTGTCTTGTCAGTCAGTCAAACCGCCATGGCAGcaaacaataaaaaaagaagGCAACCTCAATTCAATGCTTGGAAACCCCATTTTCATATTTAATGCCTATGGTTAAGTGTTGAAGCAAAGCATTGACTAGCATCCCAATGATTTTTGTGGTATCACGcgaatcatcatcatcatatctGTTGAAACATGAAAGCAACATGATGAGAAAAGGTCATCAACATGGTAAAAAAGAAACGAAGATTCTAATGAATACTGGGTTCCAGTTTAGTGTTTTGATATAATTACTTCACCATATAAATGCTTTTGCTAAAGCATGATGTTAATACACACATTGAATGCTCAACAACGTGATCAAGCCCTCCAAAcatcttcctttcttttctgtCCTTTTGGTGTTATCCAAATCCAATTGTAGAATTATTTCTTCTCTTGAGACAAAGATTGGGTGTCCAATGGATGATGTAGATTTCTCAAAACAAAGTTTGGCGTTTTTGGATTGTTTTCCCTTACAGTAATGGCATGTTGCAATGTTAGTTTAAGGAAAGGGTCCATTCCATTAATAACTATTTCTTTTTTGCCTTTAATTATGGGCACAACACAGCAATGGAGAAAAGGAAgtagataaaaaaacaaaattcagataaaaaatattaaaaaagaatgAGTGTACATGAATGAGAGAAATTCCTtttttagcttttctttcttttgtgtaACGTTTATATTAAAAACCCAGCCTTTTTGCCAGTTTTCATGAAGTtttccttgtattttttttttggccCTCCACCTCTCCCATGTGACTCATCCTCTCTCTTCCTatgtgttttgttttgttttgtttttaaatcaaaataatatttttggccATTCCTGAGATGGAACTAAAGCGGACATTGATAGTGAAGCATATCTAAGTCTGCTCTATCTATATATCTCTCTTTCTCTTCTGTACAACCTTAAAAGTTGTCCAAAAACCAGACACCCAGATTGAGAAACTGAGTTTTGAAGCTTTTTGGGAAGTGGGTTCTTGAGTTCATCATCAATTATCTGAGGTAGGACTGTTGTGCTATCaatttgttctttcttttcttttttttgggttAGCAAAAGGGTACCAAAATCTTTGCTTTAGCTAGAGAGGATTAgtaaaaagaaaggagaaaatttgccTTTTATGGTTACTATAATGAGGGACTTCCCTTCTTGTTTCGGTGAAAACGGTGTTCAAGTTGCTGATTcatcgtcgtcgtcgtcgtcaAGTGCAGCTAAAGCTGCTCAGAACATGGTTACTTGTGTTTATCAGTGTAGATTACAGGGTCGTTCATGCTTGATTACAGTTACATGGACCAAGAATCTGATGGGTCAAGGCCTTAGTGTTGTAATAGATGATTTAGCCAATAATTGTTTATGTAAAGTTGATATAAAGCCCTGGTTGTTCTCTAAGAGGAAAGGATCAAAGAATTTAGAGGTTGACTCTGgtaaaattgatatatgttgGGACTTGTCTAATGCTAGATTTGGTGTTGGGCCAGAGCCAGTTGAAGGGTATTACTTGGCTGTTGCATTTGAACAAGAAATGGTGTTACTTCTTGGGGATTTGAAAAAGGAAGCTATCAAGAAGATTGACACCAGTGCTCAGCTCAATTCCAATGCTGTTCTTATTGCAAAGAGAGAGCACATTGTTGGGAAGAAGTTTTATGGTGCCAAGGCTCAGTTTTGCGACAAGGGACGGATGCATGATGTTGTAATTGAATGTGACACGGTCGATCTTATGGATCCATGCCTTGTTATACGCATCGACAGTAAGACGGTCATGCAGGTGAAGCGGCTCAAGTGGAAGTTCCGCGGCAATCATACCATTTTAGTGGATGGACTACCAGTGGAAGTGTTCTGGGATGTGCACAACTGGCTATTTGGCAATGCTTTGGGCAATGCGGTTTTCATGTTTCAAACTTGCCTCTCTGCTGAGAAATTGTGGGCAAACCAGTCGGGTATCGATCCATCTGTattgacatggtcttactctcAAAAGTTTAGAGATCATCAAGCACAGGGACTTGGTTTTTCATTGATATTGTATGCTTGGAAACATGAAtagaaatgtaatttt contains:
- the LOC107951779 gene encoding uncharacterized protein, with product MVTIMRDFPSCFGENGVQVADSSSSSSSSAAKAAQNMVTCVYQCRLQGRSCLITVTWTKNLMGQGLSVVIDDLANNCLCKVDIKPWLFSKRKGSKNLEVDSGKIDICWDLSNARFGVGPEPVEGYYLAVAFEQEMVLLLGDLKKEAIKKIDTSAQLNSNAVLIAKREHIVGKKFYGAKAQFCDKGRMHDVVIECDTVDLMDPCLVIRIDSKTVMQVKRLKWKFRGNHTILVDGLPVEVFWDVHNWLFGNALGNAVFMFQTCLSAEKLWANQSGIDPSVLTWSYSQKFRDHQAQGLGFSLILYAWKHE